The following DNA comes from Halorhabdus tiamatea SARL4B.
CGGATATGGATCGCGAAGAACTCAGGCCTGTGCCAGATCGAACTCACCACTACCATCGGGATCGATCGGTTCCGTAGTCACCCTGTCTAGAAACCCACCATCTGGCGACTGGCATCAGGTACCCACAGGCCGGAGTTCCGAGAGATCCTGTCTCGATGGACGACCGTAGCCGGTCGGGCCATCGTGGCTGTAGTAACCCCTTTCCCCACGACCGGCGAGTCGTCCGAAGTTACACGATTACTCGTCGTGCCGTCTATGTGCCCGTGCGTGGTCCCCAGTACGAGCGCACACACTGGATTGCGGCCGTGGCGCCAAAGTGAATGACTCGATCGAGATCGTCTCTGGCCTTCGAAGCAGAATCAGGTGTTCGTCAATATTGAACAGCGATGGCGTTCACAACCAGTAAAGGCCGACACAAGAGCACGATGTGGAACCGGGGCGGTCGCCCACCGTCGCAAACACGGCAACGTCCTCCATGCACGAGAGCACGATGGGGCACCGGGGCCGAAATTCGTCCAGCGGTGTTGGACAGTTTATGACAGCCACACGTGAGTAATACTAATACTCACTGCCCCAAACTGGTAGACATGAGCGAGAACGAAGACGAGTCGAACTCGAAAAACCGAATTCAGTCTGTCGAAAATGCGTTCAAGATTGTTGACGAGCTCAAACAACGGGAGTCGGCCAGTGTTTCAGCGCTCGCCCGTGATCTCGAGATTCCAAAGAGCACCGCTCATGTCTACCTCCAGACCTTACAGGATCTCGGATACGTTGTCCAGGAAGACGACAAGTACGGACTGAGCCTGCGGTTTCTCGAACTCGGGGGGCACGTTCGGCACGATCTGAACATCTATCACGCCGCCAGGACAGAGATCGACGACCTCTCGGAGACGCTTGGTGAAGTCGCAACGATCGGGTACGAACAGAACGGGCTTCGGGTACTCGTCTACCGCACCGAGCCGACGACGGGCATTTCAGACAACGCACCGACAGGTGAATACACGCAGATGCACTGGACGGCACTCGGAAAAGCGCTCCTCTCCCGACATTCAGACGCGGAAGTACGGGACATCGCCGATCGACACGGGTTGCCGGCGGCGACAGAACAGACGATCACTGACGTCGACACACTCCTCGAAGAGATCCAGACGATCCGAGACCAGGGCTATGCCCTCGAGGACGAGGAACGCGTCAACGGCATTCGTTCGATCGCCGTGCCGATCGGGAATACAGCGCTGGGGGGGAACTCCGCGATTTCGATCGCCGGGCCCAAGCACCGCTTCAACGACGACCGGATCGAGGACGAACTCCTGCCGGAGCTCAAGAACGCAGCGAACGTCATCGAGTTAGAGTACCGTCACTACTAACCTCTCATCACCCCATTACAGACATACAAATGTAACACCCATTCTGCTGCGGGGAGCGTATTGACGTGAATGGGTCGTGGTCACTCCGGTCGTCAAATCAGCAACCGAACCCGGTCCAGGAATACCGAAATGAAATATCGACACACATACCAAAATGAAATATAAGACAGGAATTTTATAATTTATGCGGCGGCGGACAAGCTGCCACTATCAAAATACAGACTACGTTCGAT
Coding sequences within:
- a CDS encoding IclR family transcriptional regulator, with translation MSENEDESNSKNRIQSVENAFKIVDELKQRESASVSALARDLEIPKSTAHVYLQTLQDLGYVVQEDDKYGLSLRFLELGGHVRHDLNIYHAARTEIDDLSETLGEVATIGYEQNGLRVLVYRTEPTTGISDNAPTGEYTQMHWTALGKALLSRHSDAEVRDIADRHGLPAATEQTITDVDTLLEEIQTIRDQGYALEDEERVNGIRSIAVPIGNTALGGNSAISIAGPKHRFNDDRIEDELLPELKNAANVIELEYRHY